The Pirellulales bacterium genomic interval AATCCTCGGTGCGCTTCAATAGCGGTGGGTCCGGCTCGTTCGTTTCGTCTGACGGGCTGGTGATGACCAACCATCACGTCGGCGCCGACTGCCTGCAAAAGTTGAGCACGCCCGAGCGCGACCTGATCAAGATCGGCTTTCACGCCCGCAAGCGCGAAGAGGAAGTGAAGTGTGTCGACCTCGAGCTGAACGTGCTCGTGGATATCGAAGATGTGACCGACCGCGTGAAATCAGCGGTGCCCGAGGGGGCCGACCCGGCCGAAGCGCGCAAGCAGCGGCTGGCCGTGATGAACACGATCGAAAAAGAGTCGTTCGACAAGACCGGGCTGCGCAGCGACGTGGTCACGCTGTACCACGGCGGCAAATATCATTTGTATCGCTACAAGAAATACACCGACGTCCGGCTGGTGTTCGCGCCGGAGAAAGACATTGCCTTCTTCGGCGGCGATCCCGACAACTTCGAATATCCGCGTTACGACTTGGACGTCTGCTTCTTCCGGGTCTACGAAGATGGCAAGCCGGCCAAGATCAAGGATTTCTTGAAGTGGAGCAAAGCCGGCGCGAAGGACGGCGAGCTGATCTTCGTCTCGGGCCACCCGGGCCGTACGAATCGACTCGACACGGTCAAACATTTGGAGTTCCTGCGCGATATTGCCTTCCCGTCGGTGCTGGACATGATCCGGCGGCGCGAAATTGCGCTGCGCACCTTTGCCGAGCGTGGGCTGGAGAACCAGCGCCGCGCGCAAGACGACTTGTTCAGCTACCAGAACAGCCGTAAGGCGCGGCTGGGCGGTCTGGCTGGTTTGCAGGATCCGG includes:
- a CDS encoding S46 family peptidase — protein: MSVVSTLQADEGMWLFTNPPNKMLKETYGFTPDADWLKHVRQSSVRFNSGGSGSFVSSDGLVMTNHHVGADCLQKLSTPERDLIKIGFHARKREEEVKCVDLELNVLVDIEDVTDRVKSAVPEGADPAEARKQRLAVMNTIEKESFDKTGLRSDVVTLYHGGKYHLYRYKKYTDVRLVFAPEKDIAFFGGDPDNFEYPRYDLDVCFFRVYEDGKPAKIKDFLKWSKAGAKDGELIFVSGHPGRTNRLDTVKHLEFLRDIAFPSVLDMIRRREIALRTFAERGLENQRRAQDDLFSYQNSRKARLGGLAGLQDPAIMDLKRREETALREAVMKDPKLAKEYGDAWDQVARTIEVLAGIYDEYQLLEVGRAFNSDLFAIARRLLRLSEETGKPNAERLREYAEAGLDSLKQQLFSEAPIYADLEIVKLADSLGMLMEIEGADDPLVQKILAGKSPRERAAELVGGSKLADVALRKQLAEGGAAAIAKSRDPMIELARLVDKPSREVRRIYEEQVDEPQRQAYGKIAQARFAIY